The Streptomyces tubercidicus DNA segment CGGCCGGCGACGCCCGGCCCCATCGACAGCAGCAGACCGGGCCGGACCGGCGGCAGCTCCACGGGCCCTGGGGGACTGTCAGAGGTGGGGTGCATGATGCCGAACGGTCCTCCTTCGCGGGTGCCCGCCGACGCGCGCCGCCCGTTCGGCGCCGCGCGTCGCCGGTCGCTTCCGCCGTCGCGGGTTCCGTGCCGTTCCGCGGGGGACGGGCGGTGGGGTGCGCTGTCCCGCCCTCGCACCCCACGCCCCGCCCCGCGCGCCAGGATCCATGGCACCACCGCGGCACCGCCCCCGGCAACGGGCGAGGTGACCCGGCGTCAGCGGGGCCCGTATTTACGGCCGGTACGGGACGTCATGCCGCCCAGCACGCCGCGCGGCGCCAGCTTCACGGCACCCATGAGCGCCTTGTACCGCGGGTCCGGAACGGACAGCGACTTCCCGCGCGTCAGGTCCTTCATCGCGGCATCGACCAGCTTGTCCGCGTCCAGCCACATCCAGCCGGGGATGTTCTCCGTCCCCATCCCGGCGCGCTGGTGGAACTCGGTCCGTACGAACCCCGGGCACAGCGCCATCAACCGCACGCCGCTGCCCGCCAGATCGCGCGCCGCCCCCTGGGTGAACTGGACGACCCAGGCCTTGCTCGCGCCGTAGGTGCCCCGGGGCACGAATGCCGCCACCGACGCCACATTGACCACCGCGCCCCGCCGCCGGTCCCGCATCCCGCGCACCCCGGCCGTGGTCAGCCGCAGCACCGCCTCACAGTGCACCTTGAGCATCGCCAGCTCGTCGGCCATCGGGACTTCGAGGTACTCGCCCTTGTTGCCGAAGCCGGCGTTGTTCACCAGCATGTCCACCGGGTGTTTGGTGTCCGCGAGCCGGGCCTCGACGGCCGCGATACCCTTCTCGGTGGCCAGATCGGCGCTCAGCACCTCCGCCTCGATGCCGTGCCGGTCGTGCAACTCGGTGGCCTGCTCGTGCAGTCGCTTCTCGTCGCGGGCCACCAGCACCACGCTGTGTCCGTCGCTCGCGAGCCGCCGGGCGAACGCCGCCCCGATGCCCGCCGTCGCTCCCGTGATCAATGCAGTCGTCATACGGGCACGCTATCCGCCCGGGGCACGACGCCCGAGCCCCAACCCCCGGTGGCGCGGCCACCCCACGGACGGCCGGAAGATCATCCTCCGGTGCCCGCTCCCGGCGCCGCCGCCCCGGTCCCGGCGGGTCCGCTCAACCCTTCGCCCGCTCCGCGTACTTCAGCGCCTTGCGCCGCGCCTCCTCGTGGAGCGCCTCGCCCGCCTCCAGCAGCCTGGGCATCAGCTCCCGACGGCTGGTCAGGGCCCGGAACGTCAGCCCGATCGTCACCTCGTGCTCCGGGCGGTGCACCACATCGACGGCGTCCCCCGCGCGGATCTCGCCCGCCTCGATCACCCGGAGATACGCGCCGGGCACCGCGGCCTGGGTGAACCGTTTGATCCAGCCGTGCTCGCCGATCCACCCGTGGAACGTACGGCAGGGGGTGCGCGGTCCGGTGACCTCCAGCAGCAGCCGCGGGCCGACCCGCCAGCGTTCGCCGATGAGGGCACCGGTGACCTCGACGCCCCAGGTGGTGAGGTTCTCCCCGAAGCAGCCGTTGGGCAGCTCCCGGCCCAGCTCCCGCTGCCACTCGTCCAGGTCCTCGCGCGCGTAGGCGTAGACGGCCTGGTCG contains these protein-coding regions:
- a CDS encoding MOSC domain-containing protein; this translates as MKLLTVNLGRPTPSEHTDAEGGTGIDKRPVDGPVAVSAPGPHGTAGSGLAGDAVVDLRHHGGDDQAVYAYAREDLDEWQRELGRELPNGCFGENLTTWGVEVTGALIGERWRVGPRLLLEVTGPRTPCRTFHGWIGEHGWIKRFTQAAVPGAYLRVIEAGEIRAGDAVDVVHRPEHEVTIGLTFRALTSRRELMPRLLEAGEALHEEARRKALKYAERAKG
- a CDS encoding SDR family NAD(P)-dependent oxidoreductase — protein: MTTALITGATAGIGAAFARRLASDGHSVVLVARDEKRLHEQATELHDRHGIEAEVLSADLATEKGIAAVEARLADTKHPVDMLVNNAGFGNKGEYLEVPMADELAMLKVHCEAVLRLTTAGVRGMRDRRRGAVVNVASVAAFVPRGTYGASKAWVVQFTQGAARDLAGSGVRLMALCPGFVRTEFHQRAGMGTENIPGWMWLDADKLVDAAMKDLTRGKSLSVPDPRYKALMGAVKLAPRGVLGGMTSRTGRKYGPR